A single region of the Triticum dicoccoides isolate Atlit2015 ecotype Zavitan chromosome 2B, WEW_v2.0, whole genome shotgun sequence genome encodes:
- the LOC119365336 gene encoding protein unc-45 homolog A-like codes for MAGAEAVERAHELYRGGRHREALELYSAALAAARGPAQRIALHSNRAACYLKLHDFHKAAEECTSVLELDTEHTGALMLRAQTLVTLKDYQSALFDVNRLIEINPSSEVYRNLHARLKTQLSLAPIPESEEESLYTEEDKEDLTPKENTKNETVVVKSDQPSAKLLLENKPVTKALKVEVPPNLPSKPEGGVTVQKPKGHSELDYKKPLTEAPKVQVSPSLPSKPECWGIIQKPKGHSGLDYSKWDKVEDDSSEDDEDDDEDDLPRYKFKVRTVGVRTVK; via the exons ATGGCGGGGGCGGAGGCGGTGGAGAGGGCGCACGAGCTCTACCGGGGCGGCCGCCACCGGGAGGCGCTCGAGCTCTActcggcggcgctggcggcggcgcggggccccGCGCAGCGCATCGCCCTGCACAGCAACCGCGCCGCCTGCTACCTCAAGCTCCACGACTTCCACAAG GCTGCAGAAGAGTGCACATCTGTTCTCGAGTTGGATACCGAGCATACTGGAGCTCTCATGCTACGTGCCCAGACTCTTGTCACTCTAAAAGATTACCAGTCGGCTCTATTTGATGTGAACCGGCTAATTGAGATAAATCCATCCTCTGAAGTATATCGGAACCTTCATGCGCGACTGAAGACACAGCTG TCACTAGCTCCGATTCCAGAGTCTGAAGAGGAGTCCCTGTATACTGAAGAAGACAAAGAAGATCTGACACCAAAAGAGAATACAAAGAATGAGACTGTCGTTGTTAAGTCTGATCAACCTTCTGCAAAACTGCTTCTTGAAAATAAACCTGTAACAAAAGCTCTGAAGGTTGAAGTGCCTCCCAATCTGCCTTCTAAACCCGAGGGTGGGGTAACCGTACAAAAACCAAAGGGCCATTCAGAGCTTGATTACAAGAAACCTTTAACAGAAGCTCCGAAGGTTCAAGTGTCTCCCAGTCTGCCTTCAAAACCCGAGTGTTGGGGCATCATCCAAAAACCGAAGGGCCATTCAGGGCTTGATTACTCGAAATGGGACAAAGTTGAGGATGATTCGAGTGAagatgacgaggatgatgacgaagatGACTTGCCTCGGTATAAATTCAAAGTCAGAACCGTTGGTGTGCGTACCGTGAAGTGA
- the LOC119365337 gene encoding uncharacterized protein At4g15545-like — protein sequence MARQEAVGAATGVDFHLPDEILAVIPTDPYEQLDVARKITSMAIASRVSRLEADVARLRRDLADRDRGEADLRARLADSDARLLAALDENAKLVKERDTLALTAKKLSRNLAKLEAFKKQLMKSLSEDNLLQLSETGEDRDVDAENNGTARIPSWKDEVSSSHTSSNTSSRSTITESAQGYQFSITPYVAPQITPGSTPIISSSSGSPLAYSTGPSTPKFYSGPTSPTRSRSEDQSAFSPWNGSSHQYSAPVSPQRRSFAGRPRIDGKEFFRQARTRLSYEQFGAFLANIKEFNAQKQSREDTLSKAEEIFGTEHKDLYISFQNMLNRNQS from the exons ATGGCGAGGCAAGAGGCCGTGGGGGCCGCCACGGGGGTGGACTTCCACCTGCCGGACGAGATCCTGGCCGTGATCCCCACTGACCCGTACGAGCAGCTGGACGTCGCCCGCAAGATCACCTCCATGGCCATCGCGTCCCGCGTCTCCCGCCTCGAGGCCGACGTCGCGCGCCTCCGCAGGGACCTCGCCGACCGCGACCGCGGCGAGGCCGACCTCCGCGCCCGCCTCGCCGACTCCGACGCCCGCCTCCTCGCCGCGCTCGACGAGAAC GCGAAGCTGGTGAAGGAGAGGGACACGCTCGCCCTGACGGCCAAGAAGCTGTCGAGGAACTTGGCAAAG TTAGAGGCATTTAAGAAGCAGTTGATGAAATCGCTGAGTGAAGATAATTTATTG CAATTGTCAGAAACAGGTGAAGATCGTGATGTAGATGCAGAAAATAATGGGACCGCTCGAATTCCTTCCTGGAAAG ATGAAGTTTCAAGCAGTCACACCTCTTCAAATACTTCCAGCAGATCCACAATCACCGAATCAGCCCAAG GATACCAGTTCTCAATCACACCATATGTAGCCCCCCAAATAACTCCTGGTTCaacaccaattatttcatcctctaGTGGTTCCCCACTAGCATATTCAACTGGTCCATCCACTCCGAAGTTCTATTCTGGTCCAACATCGCCTACAAGATCACGTTCTGAAGACCAATCGGCATTTTCACCATGGAATGGATCAAGTCATCAGTATTCAGCCCCTGTCTCTCCTCAACGCCGCTCATTTGCAG GGCGACCTCGTATAGATGGAAAGGAATTCTTCCGACAAGCACG GACACGACTATCTTATGAGCAATTTGGAGCATTCTTGGCAAATATTAAGGAATTTAATGCACAGAAACAATCGCGAGAG GACACCTTGTCGAAAGCAGAGGAGATTTTTGGAACAGAGCACAAAGACTTGTACATTTCTTtccagaatatgcttaaccgcaacCAATCGTGA
- the LOC119361081 gene encoding UPF0481 protein At3g47200-like, whose product MQQVPWEYQLAVADYWKGRPAAMEPAATAWVPGLPLELTVAAPAASHGDLAVSSSGQQHQHQLVMVESTTDHHHQYEWSGPVEAFEEAAQAFEDKLGRTETKIHLFPASMVDLAERYAASRTVSIGPYHHGRSPAVLQMESTKHVASWHFVRASGRPVEELYSAVCAVADEARGCYDEGRVRGLADDDFKPMMFFDGCFLLQYLLYACTYGDDNDDDEGMAVDQALRSAFSSDNDRIFSDVVLLENQLPWVVVETLMSFLPAPGLDLPKLVGRVKGSLQARQALDEKPPAWDSSYTPPHLLGLLRYYIVGTGTKLSPESSRGLSEKAEKVSISVSAVELAEMGIQLTATKTGAELKEMGVKKGLLSGELFLAPLSLDDANAWFLVNMAALELCTTPDFSEADDERSTVCSYLCLLGMVTDRVEDVQQLRTNHILQGGAGLTNEDALRLFISPEKHLRPGRCYLRTMLEIENYRVHRPARTMVYRFGYKNMKTIISVVTIVGALVGLLEAVKPEGVAGG is encoded by the coding sequence ATGCAGCAAGTACCTTGGGAGTATCAGCTGGCCGTGGCTGATTACTGGAAGGGGAGGCCGGCGGCCATGGAGCCAGCAGCTACTGCATGGGTTCCCGGCCTCCCTTTGGAGCTGACAGTCGCTGCTCCTGCTGCTAGCCACGGTGATCTGGCCGTCAGCTCCAGCGGACAGCAGCACCAGCACCAGCTGGTCATGGTGGAGAGCACCACCGACCATCACCATCAGTACGAGTGGAGCGGTCCGGTGGAGGCGTTCGAGGAAGCAGCGCAGGCGTTCGAGGACAAGCTCGGCAGGACGGAGACGAAGATCCACCTGTTCCCGGCGAGCATGGTGGACCTCGCCGAGCGGTACGCCGCGTCCAGGACCGTCTCCATCGGCCCCTACCACCACGGCCGGAGCCCCGCCGTCCTGCAGATGGAGAGCACCAAGCACGTGGCCTCCTGGCACTTCGTCAGGGCCTCCGGCCGCCCCGTCGAGGAGCTGTACTCCGCGGTCTGCGCCGTCGCCGACGAGGCCCGCGGCTGCTACGACGAGGGCAGGGTGCGTGGTCTCGCTGACGACGACTTCAAGCCCATGATGTTCTTCGACGGCTGCTTCCTGCTGCAGTACCTGCTGTACGCGTGCACgtacggcgacgacaacgacgacgacgagggGATGGCAGTAGACCAGGCGCTGAGGAGCGCCTTCAGCTCCGACAACGACCGCATCTTCTCCGACGTGGTGCTGCTCGAGAACCAGCTCCCGTGGGTGGTGGTCGAGACGCTCATGAGCTTCTTGCCCGCGCCCGGTCTGGACCTGCCGAAGCTCGTCGGACGCGTGAAAGGCTCCCTGCAGGCCCGGCAGGCCCTCGACGAGAAACCGCCCGCGTGGGACAGCAGCTACACGCCGCCGCACCTCCTCGGCCTCCTGCGGTACTACATCGTCGGAACCGGCACCAAGCTCTCGCCCGAGTCCTCCCGCGGCCTATCCGAGAAGGCCGAGAAGGTGTCCATCTCCGTGAGCGCCGTGGAGCTCGCGGAGATGGGCATCCAGCTGACGGCCACCAAGACGGGGGCGGAGCTGAAGGAGATGGGCGTCAAGAAGGGgctcctctccggcgagctcttccTGGCGCCGCTGTCCCTGGACGACGCGAACGCTTGGTTCCTCGTCAACATGGCGGCGCTGGAGCTGTGCACGACGCCGGACTTCTCCGAGGCCGACGACGAGCGGTCCACCGTGTGCTCGTACCTCTGCCTGCTGGGCATGGTGACGGACCGCGTGGAGGACGTGCAGCAGCTGCGCACGAATCACATCTTGCAGGGGGGAGCGGGGCTGACCAACGAGGACGCGCTCCGCCTCTTCATCAGCCCCGAGAAGCACCTGCGCCCCGGGAGATGCTACCTCCGCACCATGCTGGAAATCGAGAACTACAGGGTCCATAGGCCGGCGAGGACTATGGTGTACAGGTTTGGCTACAAGAACATGAAGACTATCATCAGCGTGGTGACCATCGTCGGCGCACTCGTCGGTTTGCTCGAGGCAGTCAAGCCGGAGGGTGTAGCCGGAGGGTGA